A region of the Cupriavidus taiwanensis genome:
TGCATGGAGGGCGCTCCCCACACCCGCATGCGCCCTAAATTTTAGTCGGGTGTGGGCTTTCCCTGGCGGTTGCTTTGAGAACAAGAAGTTACCGGCAATCGTTGCCAAAAGGACGAGAAAATGGGCGAGGGGGATTGGTTCTCGCAGTTCTGCACAGGGCTGCGAATATCTCGGGAGAAACGCGGAAACATCGCCTACCGAGCAGCTCGGATTGTGAATCAGCTTGAGACCGATTTCCGCTCACTCGTGACTGGCAGTTCGGCCAACAGGTTCTACGTTGGGTCGTATGGTCGGAATACTGCAATTCCCTCCGTGAGCGACGTTGACCTGCTGTACGAATTGCCGGCCCACATCTACACCCGCTTCAACAACTACGCCGGCAATGGCCAGTCGGCACTACTGGCAGCGGTAAAAAACTCCATCCGCAAGACTTACAAAGTGTCTGACATGGCTGGAGACGGCCAGGTCGTCGTGATTTCATTCACAGATGGGGTCCGATTCGAGATTCTGCCTGCCTTCCTAAACACCGCTGGCGGCTACACGTTCGCCGACGCCAATGGCGGGGGCTCATGGAAGTCCTGCAAACCTAAGCAGGAAATGTCGGCCTTCGGCCAGCGCAACGCCGAATGCAATGGCAATCTGGTCGAGCTTTGTCGCATGGCACGAGCATGGCGGGACCACAACAATGTCGACATGAGTGGCATGCTCATCGACACCCTAGCCTACCAATTCATCGCGGGCTGGCAGTACCGACAAGCCTCCTATGTCTACTTCGACTATTTGACTAGGGACTTCTTTCACTTCCTGGCAAACATCCCGACGACCCAGTTGTATTGGCAAGCACCTGGTAGCGGCTCATTTGTGTTCCGAGGCCTGCCCTTCCAGTCGAAGGCACGTTCGGCTGAACTCCGCGCGTTGGAAGCCATTAGGTACCAGCTAGACAGCTACAATTGGTCCGCACGCCAAAAATATAGGGAGATTTATGGAAACGCCTTCCCGGCCTGAACAGCA
Encoded here:
- a CDS encoding SMODS domain-containing nucleotidyltransferase — its product is MGEGDWFSQFCTGLRISREKRGNIAYRAARIVNQLETDFRSLVTGSSANRFYVGSYGRNTAIPSVSDVDLLYELPAHIYTRFNNYAGNGQSALLAAVKNSIRKTYKVSDMAGDGQVVVISFTDGVRFEILPAFLNTAGGYTFADANGGGSWKSCKPKQEMSAFGQRNAECNGNLVELCRMARAWRDHNNVDMSGMLIDTLAYQFIAGWQYRQASYVYFDYLTRDFFHFLANIPTTQLYWQAPGSGSFVFRGLPFQSKARSAELRALEAIRYQLDSYNWSARQKYREIYGNAFPA